Below is a genomic region from bacterium.
TCCTGGCGTGTCGAAATAAGGTCCCTATTATCCAGACAGTGCACGATTATAGACTTATCTGCCCCATTGGCACCGGCGTGAAGAAGGTAAAAAAAGAGATTTGTTCTCATTATCAAGGTTTTGGAATTTTGTGTTATCTTGAAGGATGTATTTCTTTAAGAGATTTCATCCGCCAATTTATACTGAAGAAAATTAATAAGTATCTATTAAAAAAGGTCGTAACTTTATTTATTGCTCCCTCTATGTTTATGAAGAATGCCCTGAAGGATTATGGATTAGAGGCGTTATTTATCCCTTTTGGCATAGATTATTCAAAATACGAGGGGACCTCTCCGGCTGACCAACAAAACAGGGTGCTTTTTATCGGCGACCTGTATCGCAGTAAAGGAGTGGACATACTATTAAAGGCATTTTGCCGGGTCAGCAAGATTATCCCTACGGCAAGATTAGATATAGTCGGCGATGGTCCGATAAAAGAAGAATTGAAAAATGAATGCCAAAGGCTAAATCTACAGAATAATGTTACCTTTTACGGTCGTGTGCCTGATAATGAGACGCTAAAGTTTTATTCTAAAACTACTGTTGTTGTGTTACCCTCTATTGTCCTTGAAAATAGCCCATTGATTATCTATGAGGCGATGGCATCAGCAAACCCCATCATCGGAAGCAGAATCGGTGGCATTCCAGAATTAATCATTGAAGAAGAAACCGGGCTTTTATTTACCCCTGGTGATGTACAAGAATTGAGTGAAAAGATATTGCAAACCTTGACGGATAAAGATAAGGCAACTAAAATGGGTATGGCTGGCAGGAAAAAGGTCGAATCACAATTCGGTCAACAAAAATTCCTACAAGAATATCTTAAAATATTTAATGAGTTGGTTAACGACTAAAAAAATTAAA
It encodes:
- a CDS encoding glycosyltransferase family 4 protein; protein product: MMKVLVIHDNCSIGGGANIYRKKLSELLEKEGVKIFVFTYASQEEDKETCYCYHPPGGIKFIRYIHKYLNLFISLRKWINKIKPDIIHIHHNYIFTNTILLACRNKVPIIQTVHDYRLICPIGTGVKKVKKEICSHYQGFGILCYLEGCISLRDFIRQFILKKINKYLLKKVVTLFIAPSMFMKNALKDYGLEALFIPFGIDYSKYEGTSPADQQNRVLFIGDLYRSKGVDILLKAFCRVSKIIPTARLDIVGDGPIKEELKNECQRLNLQNNVTFYGRVPDNETLKFYSKTTVVVLPSIVLENSPLIIYEAMASANPIIGSRIGGIPELIIEEETGLLFTPGDVQELSEKILQTLTDKDKATKMGMAGRKKVESQFGQQKFLQEYLKIFNELVND